A single Stutzerimonas stutzeri DNA region contains:
- a CDS encoding VF530 family DNA-binding protein, which translates to MTLEAILVELHAQYGWDGLAQRIDIRCFRSDPSIKSSLTFLRKTPWARAKVEALFVQMRRSSRQA; encoded by the coding sequence ATGACGCTCGAAGCCATACTTGTCGAGCTGCACGCGCAGTATGGCTGGGACGGGCTGGCGCAGCGGATCGATATTCGCTGCTTCCGGAGCGATCCCAGTATCAAGTCGAGCCTGACCTTTTTGCGCAAGACGCCCTGGGCGCGTGCCAAAGTCGAGGCGCTGTTCGTCCAGATGCGTCGATCGTCACGCCAGGCATGA
- a CDS encoding DJ-1/PfpI family protein, translating to MAAKKILMLVGDYVEDYETMVPFQALQMVGHTVHAVCPDKKAGDTVRTAIHDFEGDQTYSEKPGHNFALNFDFDAVRAEDYDALVVPGGRSPEYLRLNDRVRALVRAFDEARKPIAAVCHGAQLLAAADVLKGKACSAYPACAPEVKLAGGEFVDIPVDQAHTQGNLVSAPAWPAHPAWLAAFLELLGTRITL from the coding sequence TGCTGGTGGGCGATTACGTCGAAGATTACGAAACCATGGTGCCGTTTCAGGCGCTGCAGATGGTCGGTCACACCGTGCATGCGGTCTGCCCGGACAAGAAGGCCGGCGACACGGTACGCACGGCGATCCATGACTTCGAAGGCGACCAGACCTACAGCGAAAAACCGGGCCACAACTTCGCCCTGAACTTCGACTTCGACGCGGTGCGCGCCGAAGACTACGATGCGCTGGTGGTGCCTGGCGGGCGTTCGCCCGAGTATCTACGGCTCAATGACCGGGTGCGTGCCCTTGTTCGTGCCTTCGATGAGGCGCGCAAGCCCATCGCGGCGGTGTGCCACGGGGCGCAGTTGCTTGCCGCCGCCGACGTGCTCAAGGGAAAGGCTTGCAGCGCTTATCCCGCCTGCGCGCCGGAGGTGAAACTGGCGGGTGGTGAATTCGTCGATATTCCGGTCGATCAGGCGCACACCCAGGGTAACCTGGTATCCGCGCCGGCGTGGCCGGCGCATCCGGCCTGGCTGGCGGCGTTTCTCGAACTGCTTGGCACGCGAATCACCCTGTAA